In Macaca fascicularis isolate 582-1 chromosome X, T2T-MFA8v1.1, one DNA window encodes the following:
- the TMSB15A gene encoding thymosin beta-15A: MSDKPDLSEVEKFDRSKLKKTNTEEKNTLPSKETIQQEKECVQTS, encoded by the exons ATGAGTGATAAGCCAGACTTGTCGGAAGTGGAGAAGTTTGACAGGTCAAAACTGAAGAAAActaatactgaagaaaaaaatactcttcCCTCAAAGGAAA CTATCCAGCAGGAGAAAGAGTGTGTTCAAACATCGTAA